The Rattus norvegicus strain BN/NHsdMcwi chromosome 9, GRCr8, whole genome shotgun sequence genome contains the following window.
GCTTCCCCCAGTGTCCTTGCTGTGACAAGGCCATCCAGGTTCAGCAAGTGCAGACCCATGGTGGAGAGTTGGGGTGGAGTTTGGAGTAAGGTGGGGGTGTTGGCCTAGGTTGGGGGTACTGGGGGTGTGGGAACCACTCCCAGACTGAGTTTCCAGGTCTCACAGCCTCCTCCTGGGAGGCAGCTGGCCATGCCCGGCCTTTGTTAGCGAAGACATCACAGTGTCCCGCCCCCACCTTACCCCAGAGACACCCACCTCCGTACTACTCAGGAACCACAAGGATTGTCCCAAGGCAAATGTTGAGTTGACACGGGGGTCCCAGATGACACTCTAACTACCTAGTGGGTAAACTAGGCCGGCCCAGAGGGGTGCATGTGTCTCGCGGAGGCGTGTTTCTTCGCTTTGGCCTCTCGGATCTCTGTCGCACTATGCACGCGTGCTGCATTTTTCTCTGTCCCAGTCTTTTCCTCTTCCCCGCCTCAGCACTCCTTTGGGCAGCTCTTGCCTAGGCACTCAGCTCAGCGCTGTTCCGGAGGAATTCCCCCGGCCGCAGGCTACGCCCTTGCTCACGCCCCTTTCCTGCCGAGCACCTCTTGGCAGAGGCTTGCTGCTATTGGCTCCTTTGTACACCGCCTGTGCGCTAGCTACCATTTGCTGAGCCAGTGAGGGTCTAGAGGGGGCGCGGCCTTCTCGGGAGCGTGGCCTCCCCGCCAGCCGCCCGGCTCAGATCTAGCGGCCAATGCCTCTGGCCCAGCAGAGGCACCTACAGAAAACTAAAGGCTTGACGGATCGCGGGGAGCAGGTGAGCTATGGGGTCCTACACCAGTTCTCCTGGGGTTTTCCCGTCCCTTCCTATTCCCACACCGCCCTATGTGCATCCTGCCTCAGTTTCACTGGCTTTGGGAGCATCGGTTGTTGTGAGCAGGTTGCTGTGGGCTAAGTTAGTAATCCTCAAGGGGAGACTGGATGGACTTGGCCCTGTACAGGCGTGCAGCCTGACTCCAAAATGGTCTGGGTATTCTCTGAGGTGGCCGACTGGACCCCACTGTGGCTCTGGCTGATGCAGGAATCTCACCTGAGCAGGGTCACCCTGACTGGGACTGGCACTGCAAGCTTCCCATTGCCTGAGGGCTTGGACTCAGTTTTACCAGCTGAGAACTGGGACAGTGACTGGCACATAATTGGCAGGTGACCTGGTACAGGTCTGTGGCCTTCTGGCTCTTTCAGTGGTGGCCTGGAGGGTAAACTAGGGTCCAGAACATGGGCTACGGTTGGCCAGcgagaggagacagacagggaaTCAGACTCTGGCTTCTCACCTTTGTGAGCAGCAGGTCTGGAAAAGGGACAGGGTGGAACACTGAGCTGGAAACAGGCCTCTGGGTCACCTGAGCTCCAAGCTGTGAAGCCTCTGGAGGCCTGCCTTGGGGTCAGGACACAGCTCAGACAAACCTGACTCACTTGAACACGTAACTTAATtataagcctcagtttccctgtttgTCTTGGGACAGTTGTTTCATGACTCCCTGAGGCTTCTGGGAGGGTTAAAAGCAAAGACAAAATAGAAGGTGAGCCAGGGTGGGCTACACACTGAGGCCATGTCTAAAACAAACGGGACCCTGGAGTGTGGCCCAGTGGGTAGAGTGCACACCTAGTAGGcaagaggccctgagttccagCCCCAACATAACATAAACCAAGGGTCACGGTGCATGGTATTCACCCAGTGGTTAGAACAGAGGCTGGTGGATgcctgtaagtttgaggccaggtctacaaagggagttccaggctagccataACTACACAGACAGATCAGccatctaaaaaagaaagaaagaaagaaggaaagaaagaaagaagggaagaaagaaagaaagaaagaaagaaagaaagaaagaaagaaagaactggaacatGAGCTTTGTGTGCCAAAGGTCCTGTTTTTCTGTCCTGGGACCTCAAAGTGGCTGCCTCTTCTCCACATGGGTATCCTCACACTCAGAGCCTCTGCACGTGCGGAGCCCTCTACAACTCTGGCAGATCAACCCTGGCAGCACCAACTTTAAAACATAACAGGTTCACAATCCGGGCCACACCTAGGATGTGGGTGGCTGGGAGGGGTGAGGGCGAGGGCGGAGCAACGGGGACTGTACaaagtaacagaacaaagaaagtcatcaTAGAACACCTGCCCTGGGCTTCCATGCTTGGTGAGCCATGCTTGGGAGTCCAGTGATGAGTGGTGGATCCTGAGGGTATGGACAGACATAGAGACTTCTCCGTCAGTTTACTTTCTGAGCCCTAGGCAAACTAGGACTCGTCCCACAAAAGTTTGTTTAATGATTACAAGTGAGGTGACTCAGCATACAGGCCAAATAATCGGGGCCACCAGAAGGCGTGCCACCTACTGACGGGTGCCATCCAGTGTTCAGTGAAAGCTTAGAGAGAGTGAGGCTCCATTCAGGAGCCCAGTGAGCCCACTCTTCCAAGAACCCCAGTGTGTCTTTTTCTGAGCCCCAACCTTGTGTTTCCCCATCTGGAAAACAGTTGAGGTAATTAAGAACCCCCCAGAAGGTGCTGTGCAGGTGGGGGCTTCTGCAGTCCTGACCAAAGGCCAGTTGAAGGAACCATGGAAGGGCTGACAGCATACAGAGCTCTGGAAGATTCCCAGGCCGGATCAAtagccaccccacccccttctccatTTTAGGGTGGACCCCAGGGGAAGACTGCAGTTGGATAAGCTCTGAGGTAGGGACTGGATTCAAGTCCCAGTTCTGACCCAGCATTATTCTGTCACTCCCAGGCCCCTGACTCAGTTTCTCATTTTATCATAGCCATGAGGAATTACTTAGTCAGTTAACAAACTGTTCCCGAACACTGAGGTAAGTCAACTGTGTTAGTTAATGGCACCAGCACACAGCAGTGACCAAAGCTGGCCCCACGCCTACCATCTCCTGCCTCACAGTTGGTAAAGCTGGACTCTGTCCTGAGTTATAATGGTAACtgtgaaaagagaaaggaactgGGTAACTGGGTGTTCGTAGAGATGAGTGATCTGAGATTTCCAGGGTAAAGCAACCACGTAGCAACCTGTGGGAGAGAATGGTAAGTGGTAGGCTCAGCGTGTGTAAAGGTCCTGCTGTTTGTGAGAGCTATGGAGGAGGCACTGTGGctgcagaggagggagaggggagccaTGGAGGGCAGAAGGCAGAGGGGCAGTTAACTCAGTGCTAATGGGGGCTTCTGGCATTTCAGGGACCCCTGACAGGGTAAGAGGAACCAGGATAGAGGCTTCAGACTGCTGAGAAATTCTGGGGCTGAGTGCACACACTGATGACCTTCATATTTCCCTTCCGTTAAAACATTGAGTGGATGCTGGGTGTGGTAGAACACAcctaagaggctgaggcagggggattacagTAAAGCCAAAGGTAGCTTGGGCTGCAGcataagaccttgtcttaaaccCCAACCCTGAAGAAATGGAGTAGAAGTTGAATCAAAGATCCACACTCTCTTTGGCTCTGTAACAGTctcttttaaaatacttatttattcctttttgtGAATATAAAGCTTAGAGGAAAACCAGCTGGGgtcctctctccttctacccaGTGGttcctggtctcaaactcagccTGTCAGAGTTCACAGCAAGTGTCCTCATCTCATGAGCCATATAGCTGGCCTCCCACTCTTACACCAGCATTACTATAGGGAGCCTGCCTGATTTCCCAGAGGACTAGTGCAGATGGACAGTGGTGCTCGGGTGCTGTGTGGAGGCAGAATCTCCAGCTGGCCATACTGCACTGGGACAGACACTGGCTGGACCACCGGTGACAAGGGGCTGTGGCTCAGCTGCCCCTGGGACAGTCAACTAGGGTGAAGAGGGAGGATGGCGGGCTTGGTGGCATCAATTATGGATGTGGATGTACTGCATGGGTGACATAAATAATTCACGAGGCCAGGGGCTGCCCAGGGGCGGGAGGCAGCATCAGCCTCACAAGCACCGTGCCACTGCTGAGTTTTGGGaatcttgccatctggttgttaAACTCAGATTAAAAGTCTAGGACTGAGTGCTTCCAGCTAAGTAAATCgtgttgtatttattatttattacatttacttactATGTGTGAGGGAGAGCCagagcatgtgtggaggtcagaggacaacttgggaaTCATTGCTCTCTCCCACCGTGTGGGTCTCAGGTATGGAACTCAAGCCACtgggcagcaagtgcctttacccggTGCCGTGTCAACAGAATGTAAATCATGCCATCAGTAAAGAAAGCTGTCAGGCACACACGGAACAGAAAGTAGCGGCCACCAGCATAGAGATCACCCAATGACCTGGCTGCTTTTTGCTGTGGTCTGTGCCAGGCCTTATCCTCTCTTTTTGACTGTGTTGGAAATGACCTTCCCAGCTTTAGAGTCCTCCTGCCACCTCTGTGGTTGAAGGTGGCTGTGGTGGCCTTGTGGACCCCACCAGAATCCTCAGACTTACTGAGTGGCCAACTAGCCTAGACCCAAGGGATCATGCACCTGCGGGTCTTCAGAGTGAGAGTGTTCTGCAGGACATGCAAATGTGCATGTGGAGTGTGAcagtaaaactttatttacaaaagctGAATGATGAGCAAGCAGGGcggcgtgcatgcgtgcgtgtgtgcgtgtgtgtatgtgttagcaAGCCGTTGGAGATTGGGGTtggggtgtgtatgtgagcaGGGGAAAAGGGGAGAGTCTCCTAGCATTTGCAATGACTTCAGAAAGCAGTGAAGATCTTTTATTTTGAGTACAAGATgtccctgtagaccaggctggcctccaactcacagacatcctcctgtttctgcttgCAAGTGCTTGGATGAACGGCCATCTGTGACACCAGGTGTGCCTGAtactgaggacagaacccagggcttgggTACTCCAGGCAAGCCCTACCTACTGCCCAGACCCTCAGAGCATGCATTTTAGAAGCCAGAGGGTGATTGTGGGAGAGTGTCATAAAGTGTGGCACATGTCACACATGATTGTTGAATGAAACTTGATGTGATGGGAATCATCTCTTGAGGCCCAGCTCCATGGTATTCACTGTTATCAGAGGCCATCCTGGCCACCATTGATGGCCTCAGTcatctatgtgtgtctatggagAATGGAGCTGAAACTCAAGTGTCCTCATCAGTTGCTCTCTGCCTTGTTCTTTGAGGTAGGGTAGCACTGAACCTGGGGAGCAGTGAAGGGAGCTAGGCTGGCAAGCCATCAAAGCCCAGAGAGCCCAATttccacctctccagtgctgtTTTCCTGTGGGTGGTGGGGATTTGAGGTGTGCACACTTAACAAGCTCTTCATACACTCCGCCATCTCTGAGACCACTTGATGGACCACTGGTGTTGGTGCTCTGTGGGAACTCTGCTCTCAACTAGGAGTCTTGGAAGTTATGGTGGCTTTCTGCAGTGTGCTCTTGGTAGGCTGAAAAGGGGACACACATGGGTCACCCTATTTGACCCTCCAGTCATTGGGGCCCCCGTATCTTTTCATGCTTCCCTTTCCAGAGTTCTTCACAGCTCACTCAGTATTCAGGAATCAGTTGTTGCACAGACATTTTCTGAGCACCAGGGGTAAACCTGGTAGTGTGTGAACTGCAGACTCCACCAGGACCAAGAGAGGCCTGGCTCCCACCCTAGCAGCTTCTCCTCTCCCACGTCTTGCTCCGCCCCCAGCACTGCATACACCACGAATGGATACACACCTGTCATTCCAttactcaggaagtggaggcaggaggatcaggagttcaagctaTACAGTGGGCTTCAGGTCAACCTGGCCTACATGAGACTCCGACTCAAAAAAcaaatccagggctggagagatggctcagcagttaagagcacttccagaagtcccgagttcaattcccagtaaccacatggtggctcataaccatctgtaatgccttcttctgatgggtctgaagacagtgacagtgtactcatgtacataaataaatatatctttttaaaaaagaaaacttaaatagAGTTTGAAGGCACATAAAAGGTCAGGGCAAGCTGGACATTGTggtacttgagaggcagacacaggcatgtgtgagtttgaagccagcctggtctacagagcaagactctgttttacacaaaacaaaaacttaaaaaccaTACCAACTCTAAGCTGTGGCCCAGGGCCCAGGAGAGGACATGAGTGTTGTTCCCACAGGGCAAGGCCTGGGCTAGGTTCTCAGAGCAGCTGTGGCCTGCAGCAGGACTGAGGCTTCCAGATCTAACAGCAGACATGGCTACGCCTCGGGCCTTTTGCCCAGTGCCTTCCACTGTTGTCCCTTCCCTTGAGACAAGTGACCTTTTCCCATCCCTCAGGCCAAaatcttactcttttttttttttttttaaagatttatttatttatttattatatataagtacactgtagctgtcttcagatacaccagaagagggcatcggatctctttacagatggttgtgagccaccatgtggttgctgggaattgaactcatgacctctggaagagcagtcgggtgctcttaaccgctgagccatctctccagccccagaatcttactctttatttcctgtttattggtttcttgtgtttcctctctcTAATTCAGTGTCCTCTTCAGGGGTAATCCTAGAGGCCCAGCCAGACAGTTCATAAACACGTCATCTCAtggtggggaggctgaggcaggaagattaagtATTCAAGGCCAAATTGAATgataagagaccctgtctgaaaaaaaacaaaaatacattttaaaaatgagttatgggaggggctggggatttagctcagtggtagagcgcttacctaggaagcgcaaggccctgggttcggtccccagctccggaaaaaaaagaaccaaaaaaaaaaaaaaatgagttatggggttggggatttagctcagtggtagagcacttgcctagcaagctcaaggccctgggtttggtccccagctctggaaaaaaaaagaaaaaaaaagagttattgaATGAAGGGGGTGATGTGGCCTGTAAAATCAACTACAGGGTCAAGATGGTCCCCAAATCATGTTATAGTCAGAACATAGCATAAATAGGAGCCCTGGGAAGTCAGAGACAAAGTCACTTTTGGTCATTTCTGTGTTTGGTACACAGCTGGTGCTCCATAAATGCCTCTTAGGGCAGCTGAGCAATTGAGCGTTGGGGCTGAGTTCTGGAAGCTGGAGTGCAGACTGTTTTGGCACCAGACTTTGGGTGCTGTGACACTCAATTGGCAGGGACCAAGGCCACAGCACTTTTTCCCTGGGAAAGTCCCTGTTCTGAAGGCCTCACATGGCTGTCATGCAGGAAGGAGAGCTCCAGTGGGGAGTTTGTCAGAACAATGGGTTTCAGAACAGGAAGTAGAGGCCAGCAGCTGGCTGCCTCAGGTGGCAGCCAACTTGGAGCTGGGAATGACGGACTGCAGCTGTGCCACCCTGACATTCTTCCTGCTTCCACACACTCGGCTTCACCTCTGAGCCAGAGAGAACAGATTTAGCTTTGTCTATGGGAAAAGCAAGGACCAGAGACAGTCAGCCGCTGAGTCAAACGGGGACATCAGACTTTGTTCCTCTGCTAGCAGCCCTGTGTTCAACGTCAACTGAAAAACAACCCCAGGGTGCTGGAGAGGCCCATTCAGGCTCCatcttatttctctttcctttcttgagAGGGTTGGGCAGTTCAGGCTGACCTCCAGCTCCCCATGCAgctgtgaccttgaacttctgaccctcctacTGTCATCTCTGAAAGCTGAGGACCGAcaccaggcaagtgctctgcccaCCTCAGACTCAGCACCATTCGTAGACactagggaggagggaggagggaggaggactcAAGTGTAGGGGTGTGGTGTTGGGGGTCAGGGGTAGACTGTCTTTTGTTGCTGTATGGCCCTGTGGTGCAGTGTACTTTGAGGGGATAGATTCCACCATTATGGATTCATTCCCAGCTGGGCCACTTGGATGGCATTGTTTGTTGCAAATGGCACTGGCCGAAGAAACGAAATAAGTTCACGTGGCAGGCGCCAAGCTGCCATGTAGCCCTGTGTCAACAGTAGTGTGTGGACCCTGGCTGGCAGACAGTGGGGGTGGTGAGCGCTGTGGGCAGGAAAACACACAGAGCCTTCTTGTGCCTGCCCTGAACTCTTAAGGTCAGGGAGCTGATGGCTGAGAGGCTGGGGTCGGGGCTCGAGCTCACACAAAAACAGGCATTGTAGGGGACTCTGGGAGTGGGCAAGTGGTCTGAAGCAAGGGGGCATTGCTGCTCCCCCAGCCCCCGGCCATCAGGATAGGGTGAGCAGTGGACAGCTGACCAGCGTCTGGGGCAAGACTGAGACCCAAGGGCCCAGTCTGGTCATGTCCCCTCCATCCTGCTCTTCCAAGTTTGTTCACTCCCAGAGGGTTCTGGGTCCCCAAGAACACAGCAGATGAGGGGCCAGGCCCTGCTCTGTCCCTCTGTGGTCTGGGGGAggtggttgcaggcctgcaaccctGCAGCTGTGCAGCCCTGTGTGGCTCAGAGGAAGTACCCGGCAGGTCAGCTTAAGATGGTTTCCTAGAGGAGGAGATACCCAGGCTGAGCTGAGCGATGAATCTGTCCTGGGAAGAGTCAGGGACCTTGGGCACTGGAAGGTTATGTAGGAGTTTACTAGGAAAGAAGCAGGGGTTTGGAGAGAGAGTTCTGTGGGGTTACAGAAGTTTATTAGGGAAGAGGCATGAGAATTGCCAGTGGTTTTTAGTACTGTCATTTGGGAAAATTCTAAAAATGCTTGAACTGGGTAGTGGGGTGACTGCTCCACAGGAGCCGACCTGCCTGTCCTCTTGGCCACTTCCTGGCTCCTTCCTCCATGGCAACCATCTGAAGCCTCAACTCCCCAGCTAGGAAACCATGGGCTGGCTGCCGGGAAATCAGAATGGTGCCAAGTCCTGTCCAGATTCATTCCTTTGACCTGAGCACTGTGTCATCCTGACAGGGCCCATGGACACCTTCAGCACAAAGAACCTGGTCCTGCAGGCCCAGAAGAAAGTCCTCAGCAAGATGGCTTCCAAGGCCATGGTGGCTGTATTTGTGGATGACACCAGCAGTGAGATCTTGGATGAATTGTACCAGGCCACTAAGGAGTTTACCCGCAGCCGGAAGGAGGCACAGAGGGTGGTGAAGAACCTGGTGAAAGTGGCCGTGAAGCTGGCTGTGTTGCTTCGGGCAGACCAGCTGGACAGCAACGCGCTAGCCCAGCTGCGGCGTTTCCGGAGCCGGGTGCACAGCCTGGCCATGACAGTCCTCAGCTTTCACCAGGTAGACTTCACCTTTGACCGGTGTGTGCTGGCCACCGGGCTGCTGGAATGCAGGGATCTGTTGCACCAGGCCACTGGCCTGCACCTCACTGCCAAGTCACACGGCCGCATCAATCACATTTTCAGTCACTTTGCCAATGGCGACTTCCTGGCCGCACTGTACAGTCCAGTAGAGCCCTACCGGAGCCACCTGTGTCGCATCTGTGATGGCCTTGGGAGGATGTTGGATGAGGGTGGCATCTGACCTGGAGTCAGCAACCTGGAGCCTATCTTCCCCTGGTGACTGGTCCCCCAGAACACAGAACTGCCTGTGCACGAGGCAGtgtctcctctgcttctcctgctGTAGCCCATTTGCTTTTGCCTGcgtctcccctcctcctcctcttccttctgagacaggtctcatgtagccaggCTGACACCAAGCTccccatgtagccaaggctgaccttgacctcctGAGCCTCTTGCCCCCACCTCCGAGAGTGCTGGACGACAAGTGTGTGCCAACAACCCACTGTCTGAGCATTCTCAGTCTTTCAAATAAGGTTGTGGAGAACTGGGAGAAAAGAATTGTACTCCTCTGATCCCTCCCACTGCCAAATGACTGTTTCCTAAGTCTCAGGTCCTCCCAAGGTGACTTgctttaaaaaatggagttcaaacTCTTGCACCAGACTAGAGTGAACAGGTATCAGCCTGCTACAACAGGTCTTCATATAGGTTGGCCCAGGGGGGTTCACTCTGCCAATGCTGCAGGGCACTGAGCACTGACGAGTGACGCTACTACCGAATGTACCAGCAGACAGGTGCTAGACAGGGCCATGGCTTTTTCCCAGTGGTTTTGAGACTCCAAGCACACTTTGGTGTTGGGATCTGAGATCCTGTTAGGGGACTGGACCCTGGcactgaagaaaagaaatagagctggtgagatggctcagcctgtaGGAGTGCTCACTGCCAAGCCTGTTGACTGGCTTTCCCAAAACCTGTGCAGTAGGAGAAGAATCCAGTTTCAGAAAGTTGGCCTCTGATCTCCATGTGGACATGCCCACACAGAGCCACATGGGGGCGGGTGCTCTGGCACTTGGAAACATGGAGGGATCCAACCACTCAGCAAGGAGGCACTATTCCAGGTGGACACTTGGGAGTTGTCACTGATAGGACAGGACTCGCTGTCAAAC
Protein-coding sequences here:
- the Tnfaip8l1 gene encoding tumor necrosis factor alpha-induced protein 8-like protein 1 isoform X1 produces the protein MDTFSTKNLVLQAQKKVLSKMASKAMVAVFVDDTSSEILDELYQATKEFTRSRKEAQRVVKNLVKVAVKLAVLLRADQLDSNALAQLRRFRSRVHSLAMTVLSFHQVDFTFDRCVLATGLLECRDLLHQATGLHLTAKSHGRINHIFSHFANGDFLAALYSPVEPYRSHLCRICDGLGRMLDEGGI